Proteins encoded by one window of Drosophila melanogaster chromosome X:
- the CG3224 gene encoding uncharacterized protein, with the protein MGMVSKRKKMHYGDTHLQRRWRVRNRRRDLDQIDDDLQTRSGELINQNVDLDKPGFAQFYCVHCAKYFIDDTAMQAHFRTKVHKRRLKALEIEPYSIEEAERAAGRGSFVKPKKRAMETQPSKEDVVAGKRIRVEVVPEDTDATDSPSTSKTKRKKVEKMET; encoded by the coding sequence ATGGGAATGGTATCGAAACGCAAGAAGATGCACTATGGCGATACCCATCTGCAGAGGAGATGGCGTGTGCGGAATCGACGTCGTGATCTCGACCAGATCGACGACGATCTGCAGACCCGGAGCGGTGAACTGATCAATCAGAATGTGGATCTCGACAAGCCGGGATTCGCGCAGTTCTACTGCGTGCACTGTGCCAAGTACTTCATCGATGACACCGCCATGCAGGCACATTTCCGCACCAAGGTGCACAAGAGGCGTCTCAAGGCCCTAGAGATCGAGCCGTACAGCATCGAGGAGGCGGAACGCGCCGCGGGACGTGGCAGCTTCGTGAAGCCCAAGAAGCGGGCGATGGAAACGCAGCCATCGAAGGAGGACGTGGTCGCTGGCAAGAGGATCCGAGTGGAAGTGGTGCCCGAGGATACAGATGCCACCGATTCGCCATCGACGTCCAAAACGAAGCGCAAGAAAGTCGAGAAAATGGAGACATAG
- the Ctr1A gene encoding copper transporter 1A, isoform A, protein MDHAHHSAPGVDHSMHHDHVGMHHDHSGIPAATASPMDAASMFDLIPDTSDLQASHAGHAAHGAHNHGGGSGTGMEHMMPMAFHFGYNETILFSWWHIETVAGLIGSMIAIFLLALMYEGLKYYREYLFWKTYNLLEYRPVTGPQRNPEAPRIPSPAAAAPSPVQPSMLSINHLLQTLLHVLQVTLSFLLMLIFMTYNVWLCLMVVLGAAVGYFLFCWKKSVIVDVTEHCH, encoded by the exons ATGGACCACGCCCATCACAGTGCGCCCGGTGTTG ATCACTCGATGCATCACGATCATGTGGGCATGCACCACGATCACAGCGGTATACCTGCTGCGACAGCGTCTCCAATGGATGCAGCTTCCATGTTCGACCTGATCCCCGATACCAGCGATTTGCAGGCAAGTCACGCGGGTCACGCCGCTCACGGAGCGCACAATCATGGCGGTGGCTCTGGCACGGGAATGGAGCACATGATGCCCATGGCG TTCCATTTTGGCTACAACGAGACGATCCTGTTCTCCTGGTGGCACATCGAAACAGTGGCCGGTTTGATCGGCTCCATGATCGCCATCTTCCTGCTGGCCCTAATGTACGAGGGACTGAAGTACTACCGCGAGTATCTATTCTGGAAGACATACAATCTGCTGGAATATCGACCTGTGACGGGGCCACAAAGAAATCCGGAGGCACCGCGCATACCATCGCCGGCAGCGGCAGCTCCATCGCCCGTTCA ACCTTCGATGCTGTCGATTAACCACCTGCTCCAGACACTGCTGCACGTGCTCCAGGTGACGCTGTCCTTCCTGCTCATGCTGATCTTCATGACATACAACGTGTGGCTCTGCCTGATGGTTGTCCTGGGCGCCGCCGTTGGTTACTTCCTCTTCTGCTGGAAGAAATCGGTTATCGTGGACGTAACCGAGCACTGTCACTAA
- the Ctr1A gene encoding copper transporter 1A, isoform C codes for MDHAHHSAPGVDHSMHHDHVGMHHDHSGIPAATASPMDAASMFDLIPDTSDLQASHAGHAAHGAHNHGGGSGTGMEHMMPMAFHFGYNETILFSWWHIETVAGLIGSMIAIFLLALMYEGLKYYREYLFWKTYNLLEYRPVTGPQRNPEAPRIPSPAAAAPSPVQYVGEVVHKQPPSMLSINHLLQTLLHVLQVTLSFLLMLIFMTYNVWLCLMVVLGAAVGYFLFCWKKSVIVDVTEHCH; via the exons ATGGACCACGCCCATCACAGTGCGCCCGGTGTTG ATCACTCGATGCATCACGATCATGTGGGCATGCACCACGATCACAGCGGTATACCTGCTGCGACAGCGTCTCCAATGGATGCAGCTTCCATGTTCGACCTGATCCCCGATACCAGCGATTTGCAGGCAAGTCACGCGGGTCACGCCGCTCACGGAGCGCACAATCATGGCGGTGGCTCTGGCACGGGAATGGAGCACATGATGCCCATGGCG TTCCATTTTGGCTACAACGAGACGATCCTGTTCTCCTGGTGGCACATCGAAACAGTGGCCGGTTTGATCGGCTCCATGATCGCCATCTTCCTGCTGGCCCTAATGTACGAGGGACTGAAGTACTACCGCGAGTATCTATTCTGGAAGACATACAATCTGCTGGAATATCGACCTGTGACGGGGCCACAAAGAAATCCGGAGGCACCGCGCATACCATCGCCGGCAGCGGCAGCTCCATCGCCCGTTCA ATACGTGGGCGAAGTTGTGCACAAGCAACC ACCTTCGATGCTGTCGATTAACCACCTGCTCCAGACACTGCTGCACGTGCTCCAGGTGACGCTGTCCTTCCTGCTCATGCTGATCTTCATGACATACAACGTGTGGCTCTGCCTGATGGTTGTCCTGGGCGCCGCCGTTGGTTACTTCCTCTTCTGCTGGAAGAAATCGGTTATCGTGGACGTAACCGAGCACTGTCACTAA
- the CG3198 gene encoding uncharacterized protein, whose amino-acid sequence MVDAARQMLDELMGRNRNLHPSEAGAKVNWEDPEFCQFYNVKFCPHDLFINTRADLGPCARIHDEEARHLYEDARPSQRKRQYEDEFLRFCNVMLHDVDRKIQKGKQRLLLMQRDQPNVPAPLSRHQEQLANLTARINKLLSEAEEAGIRGDVDQAQDLMTVCEELKEEKEQLVQQYEAHHKAISSISLTKSAEDELQHHPRSSPVTNPSEESPTTPLPAATTLDEAPDAAPSSAQAAVTTTDDAGEAAGAASEDKTSEKTDSKAAGWSHDAMPEKQMKVCEICGAFLIVGDAQQRIEDHLMGKQHLGYSKLRNAVAEINEARQKEREQEERRRREGRVQRFHSYDSRREPRSEYRERSRDYVQNRQPSDRRHHHHKSHHSSHHSYSRSGGGGGGVGVGGGGGGGSSRSNRSHHNHNHNHYRHDSRERHCRSRSRSRY is encoded by the exons ATGGTGGACGCCGCCAGGCAGATGCTCGACGAGCTGATGGGCAGGAATCGCAACCTGCATCCCTCGGAGGCGGGCGCCAAGGTCAATTGGGAGGATCCGGAG TTCTGTCAGTTCTACAACGTTAAGTTCTGTCCGCACGATCTATTCATAAATACGCGCGCAGATCTGGGCCCCTGTGCCCGCATCCACGACGAGGAAGCCCGACATCTCTACGAGGATGCTCGACCCTCGCAGCGGAAGCGTCAGTACGAGGATGAATTCCTGCGCTTTTGCAATGTTATGCTGCACGATGTGGATCGAAAGATCCAGAAGGGAAAACAGCGTTTGCTGCTAATGCAAAGGGATCAGCCCAATGTACCGGCGCCACTGAGCAGGCACCAGGAGCAGCTTGCGAATCTGACGGCCCGGATCAATAAGCTGCTCTCTGAGGCAGAGGAAGCCGGCATTCGGGGTGACGTGGACCAGGCCCAAGATCTAATGACCGTGTGCGAGGAGCTCAAGGAGGAGAAGGAACAGTTGGTACAGCAATACGAGGCCCATCACAAGGCcatcagcagcatcagccTGACCAAGTCAGCGGAGGACGAGCTGCAGCATCACCCGCGCAGCAGTCCGGTCACAAATCCCAGCGAAGAAAGTCCAACTACTCCTCTTCCAGCCGCCACCACGCTAGATGAAGCGCCGGATGCAGCTCCAAGTTCCGCACAAGCAGCTGTCACAACGACTGACGATGCCGGTGAAGCAGCTGGTGCAGCCAGCGAGGACAAAACGTCAGAGAAGACGGATAGCAAGGCGGCTGGCTGGTCGCATGATGCCATGCCCGAGAAACAAATGAAGGTGTGCGAAATCTGTGGCGCTTTCCTGATAGTCGGCGATGCACAGCAGCGGATCGAGGACCATTTGATGGGTAAACAGCATCTGGGCTACTCCAAACTGCGCAACGCCGTCGCCGAGATCAACGAGGCGCGACAGAAGGAGCGCGAGCAGGAGGAACGACGTCGACGTGAGGGTCGAGTGCAGCGCTTCCACTCCTACGATAGCAGACG CGAGCCACGCAGTGAGTACCGCGAGCGAAGTCGCGACTATGTTCAGAATCGCCAGCCCTCGGATCGACGTCACC ATCACCATAAATCGCACCACAGCTCCCATCACTCGTATTCGCGcagtggcggtggtggcggcggtgtAGGAGTtggcggcggaggaggtggtggaAGCAGTCGGAGCAACCGGAGCCATCATAATCACAACCATAATCACTACCGCCATGACAGCCGCGAGCGACATTGCCGCAGCCGGAGTCGCAGTCGCTACTag
- the Mcm6 gene encoding minichromosome maintenance 6 encodes MDVADAQVGQLRVKDEVGIRAQKLFQDFLEEFKEDGEIKYTRPAASLESPDRCTLEVSFEDVEKYDQNLATAIIEEYYHIYPFLCQSVSNYVKDRIGLKTQKDCYVAFTEVPTRHKVRDLTTSKIGTLIRISGQVVRTHPVHPELVSGVFMCLDCQTEIRNVEQQFKFTNPTICRNPVCSNRKRFMLDVEKSLFLDFQKIRIQETQAELPRGCIPRAVEIILRSELVETVQAGDRYDFTGTLIVVPDVSVLAGVGTRAENSSRHKPGEGMDGVTGLKALGMRELNYRMAFLACSVQATTARFGGTDLPMSEVTAEDMKKQMTDAEWHKIYEMSKDRNLYQNLISSLFPSIYGNDEVKRGILLQQFGGVAKTTTEKTSLRGDINVCIVGDPSTAKSQFLKQVSDFSPRAIYTSGKASSAAGLTAAVVRDEESFDFVIEAGALMLADNGICCIDEFDKMDQRDQVAIHEAMEQQTISIARAGVRATLNARTSILAAANPINGRYDRSKSLQQNIQLSAPIMSRFDLFFILVDECNEVVDYAIARKIVDLHSNIEESVERAYTREEVLRYVTFARQFKPVISQEAGHMLVENYGHLRQRDTGTSGRSTWRITVRQLESMIRLSEAMAKLECSNRVLERHVKEAFRLLNKSIIRVEQPDIHLDDDEGLDMDDGIQHDIDMENNGAAANVDENNGMDTSASGAVQKKKFTLSFEDYKNLSTMLVLHMRAEEARCEVEGNDTGIKRSNVVTWYLEQVADQIESEDELISRKNLIEKLIDRLIYHDQVIIPLKTSTLKPRIQVQKDFVEEDDPLLVVHPNYVVE; translated from the coding sequence ATGGATGTGGCAGATGCTCAGGTTGGCCAGCTGCGCGTAAAAGACGAGGTGGGCATTCGGGCCCAGAAGTTGTTTCAGGATTTCCTCGAGGAATTCAAGGAGGATGGCGAGATCAAGTACACGCGCCCAGCCGCCAGCTTGGAATCCCCGGATCGCTGCACCCTGGAGGTCAGCTTCGAGGATGTGGAGAAATACGATCAGAATCTGGCCACCGCCATTATCGAGGAGTACTACCACATCTATCCGTTCCTTTGCCAATCCGTTTCGAACTACGTTAAGGACCGGATTGGACTGAAGACCCAGAAGGATTGCTATGTGGCCTTCACGGAGGTGCCGACGCGTCACAAGGTTCGCGATCTGACCACCTCCAAAATCGGCACCCTCATCCGCATCTCCGGCCAGGTGGTGCGCACCCATCCCGTACATCCGGAGCTTGTTTCCGGCGTCTTCATGTGCCTCGATTGCCAGACGGAAATTCGGAACGTAGAGCAGCAGTTCAAGTTCACCAATCCCACCATTTGCCGCAATCCCGTGTGCTCCAATCGCAAGCGTTTCATGCTGGATGTGGAGAAGAGTCTGTTCTTGGACTTTCAAAAGATTCGCATCCAGGAGACGCAAGCCGAGCTGCCGCGTGGCTGTATTCCCCGCGCGGTGGAGATTATCCTGCGCTCGGAGCTGGTGGAGACCGTTCAGGCTGGCGATCGCTATGATTTCACGGGCACTCTGATTGTGGTGCCCGATGTGAGTGTCCTGGCCGGAGTGGGCACACGGGCGGAGAACAGTTCACGCCACAAGCCCGGCGAGGGCATGGATGGCGTCACTGGCCTAAAGGCACTGGGCATGCGAGAGCTCAACTATCGGATGGCCTTCCTTGCCTGCAGTGTTCAGGCAACGACAGCACGTTTTGGCGGCACCGATCTGCCCATGTCGGAGGTGACAGCCGAGGATATGAAGAAGCAGATGACAGATGCCGAGTGGCACAAGATCTATGAGATGTCCAAGGATCGCAATCTCTACCAGAATCTAATTAGCAGCCTCTTTCCCTCGATCTACGGCAACGATGAGGTCAAGCGGGGCATTCTTCTGCAGCAATTCGGTGGCGTTGCGAAGACCACCACCGAAAAGACATCGCTTCGTGGCGACATCAATGTGTGCATCGTTGGCGATCCCAGCACGGCCAAGTCACAGTTCCTCAAGCAGGTATCCGACTTCTCGCCGCGTGCGATCTACACCTCGGGCAAGGCATCCTCGGCAGCGGGCTTAACCGCTGCGGTTGTGCGCGACGAGGAGTCCTTTGACTTTGTCATCGAGGCGGGCGCCCTCATGTTGGCCGACAATGGCATTTGCTGCATTGACGAGTTCGATAAGATGGATCAGCGCGATCAGGTGGCCATTCACGAGGCCATGGAACAGCAGACCATATCGATTGCACGCGCCGGCGTACGAGCCACACTCAATGCGCGCACTTCGATTCTGGCCGCCGCCAATCCCATTAATGGTCGCTACGATCGCTCCAAGAGTTTGCAACAAAATATTCAGCTATCGGCACCGATTATGTCGCGATTCGATCTGTTCTTCATTCTCGTGGACGAATGCAATGAGGTGGTGGACTATGCCATTGCTCGCAAGATCGTTGATCTGCACTCGAACATCGAGGAGTCCGTGGAGCGGGCATATACGCGCGAAGAGGTCCTTCGCTATGTGACATTTGCGCGGCAATTTAAGCCGGTTATTAGCCAGGAGGCCGGACACATGCTGGTCGAGAACTATGGCCATTTGAGGCAGCGCGATACGGGCACGTCGGGCAGGAGCACCTGGAGGATAACGGTGCGTCAGCTGGAGTCCATGATTCGACTGAGCGAGGCCATGGCCAAGCTGGAGTGCTCGAATCGCGTGCTGGAGCGACACGTCAAGGAGGCCTTCCGTTTGCTCAACAAGTCCATCATTCGCGTGGAGCAACCGGATATTCATTTAGATGACGACGAGGGTCTGGACATGGACGATGGCATTCAGCACGACATCGACATGGAGAACAATGGAGCAGCGGCCAATGTGGATGAGAACAATGGTATGGACACATCCGCCAGCGGCGCCGTGCAGAAGAAGAAGTTCACGCTTTCGTTCGAGGATTACAAGAATCTGTCCACCATGCTGGTGTTGCATATGCGCGCCGAGGAGGCGCGCTGCGAGGTGGAGGGCAACGATACGGGCATCAAGCGCAGCAATGTGGTCACCTGGTATCTGGAGCAGGTGGCGGACCAAATCGAATCCGAGGATGAGTTAATTTCTCGCAAAAATCTCATCGAGAAGCTTATCGATCGCCTCATCTATCACGATCAGGTCATTATTCCGCTCAAGACATCCACGCTGAAGCCGAGAATTCAGGTACAAAAGGATTTCGTGGAGGAGGACGATCCCCTGCTGGTGGTGCATCCCAACTACGTTGTGGAGTGA
- the ND-ASHI gene encoding NADH dehydrogenase (ubiquinone) ASHI subunit, isoform B, with translation MSAFVKTVCLAQKLCAANPVVARQAIRSMAGWNKDYKPGPYPQTEKERLAAAKKYYLLPEEYKPYADDGLGYGDYPKLGYGLGVEAKDSYYPWDYPEHKRNQHEPISADHDLYSEDRWSQAEPPRYSNAYYFACFLGVMSGCLALYYWLDDKKMYRPVAAKQYPSPGVKHYTFEK, from the exons ATGTCGGCGTTTGTGAAAACCGTGTGCTTGGCCCAAAAGCTGTGCGCCGCCAATCCCGTCGTGGCTCGCCAGGCGATCCGCAGCA TGGCTGGCTGGAATAAGGACTACAAGCCGGGTCCGTATCCACAGACGGAGAAGGAGCGCCTGGCGGCGGCCAAGAAGTACTATCTGTTGCCGGAGGAGTACAAACCGTATGCGGACGATGGTCTGGGCTACGGAGATTATCCCAAATTGGGCTACGGTCTGGGTGTGGAGGCCAAGGACTCGTACTATCCCTGGGACTATCCGGAGCACAAGCGCAACCAACACGAGCCC aTCTCGGCGGATCATGATCTGTACAGCGAGGATCGCTGGTCGCAGGCCGAACCGCCACGCTACAGCAATGCGTACTACTTTGCCTGCTTCCTGGGCGTGATGTCCGGCTGCCTGGCACTCTACTACTGGCTGGATGACAAGAAGATGTACCGCCCCGTGGCCGCCAAGCAATATCCCAGCCCTGGCGTCAAGCACTACACCTTCGAGAAGTAG
- the Fum1 gene encoding fumarase 1, isoform A: MVLPLLQRSTLRGVQQMTKPWAAIGSLRLASQEFRVESDTFGELKVPADKYYGAQTMRSQINFPIGGATERMPKPVVQAMGILKKAAAEVNKEFGLDSKVSEAISKAADDVISGKLYDDHFPLVIWQTGSGTQSNMNVNEVISNRAIELLGGKLGSKTPVHPNDHVNKSQSSNDTFPTAIHISVALELNNNLKPAIKTLHDALRAKSEEFKDIIKIGRTHTMDAVPLTLGQEFSGYAQQLAYAQERIDACLPRVYELALGGTAVGTGLNTRKGFAEKCAAKIAELTSLPFVTAPNKFEALAARDAMVEVHGVLNTIAVSLMKIANDIRFLGSGPRCGLGELSLPENEPGSSIMPGKVNPTQCESLTMLSAQVMGNQVAVTIGGSNGHFELNVFKPLIVSNVLRSIRLLSDGSRTFTANCVNGIQANRENIAKIMNESLMLVTALNPHIGYDKAAKIAKTAHKNGTTLKEEAINLGYLTEQQFNDWVRPEQMLGPK, from the exons ATGGTGCTACCATTATTGCAACGCTCCACGCTTCGCGGCGTTCAACAAATGACGAAACCCTGGGCCGCCATTGGAAGTTTGCGTCTG GCCTCCCAGGAGTTTCGCGTGGAGAGCGACACCTTTGGCGAACTGAAGGTGCCCGCGGATAAGTACTATGGCGCCCAAACGATGCGATCCCAGATCAATTTCCCCATCGGCGGAGCCACCGAACGGATGCCC AAACCCGTGGTCCAGGCCATGGGCATCCTGAAGAAGGCCGCCGCCGAGGTGAACAAGGAGTTCGGACTGGACAGCAAGGTTAGCGAGGCGATCTCGAAGGCGGCCGACGATGTGATCTCTGGCAAGCTATACGACGACCACTTCCCGCTGGTCATCTGGCAGACGGGCTCGGGCACGCAGAGCAACATGAATGTGAATGAG GTGATCAGCAATCGTGCCATTGAGCTGCTGGGCGGCAAACTGGGCTCCAAGACGCCCGTGCATCCCAACGATCATGTGAACAAATCGCAGAGCTCCAACGATACCTTCCCCACCGCCATTCACATCTCGGTGGCGCTGGAGCTGAACAACAACCTTAAGCCGGCGATTAAGACGCTGCACGATGCGCTGCGTGCCAAGTCGGAGGAGTTCAAGGACATTATCAAGATCGGACGCACGCATACGATGGATGCGGTGCCATTGACGCTGGGCCAAGAGTTCAGCGGCTATGCCCAGCAATTGGCCTACGCCCAGGAGCGCATCGATGCCTGTCTGCCGCGCGTCTATGAGCTGGCTCTGGGCGGCACTGCTGTGGGTACGGGTCTGAACACACGCAAGGGATTCGCCGAGAAGTGCGCTGCAAAGATCGCCGAGCTGACCAGCCTGCCCTTCGTTACCGCGCCCAACAAGTTCGAGGCACTGGCTGCCCGCGATGCCATGGTGGAGGTGCATGGTGTGCTCAACACGATCGCCGTTAGCCTGATGAAGATTGCCAACGATATTCGTTTCCTTGGCTCCGGACCGCGTTGCGGTTTGGGTGAGCTCTCGCTACCGGAGAACGAGCCAGGTAGCTCCATCATGCCCGGCAAGGTGAATCCCACGCAATGCGAGTCGCTGACAATGCTCTCCGCCCAGGTGATGGGCAATCAGGTGGCGGTGACCATCGGTGGATCCAATGGGCACTTCGAGCTGAATGTATTCAAGCCCCTGATCGTGTCCAATGTGCTGCGCTCCATTCGGCTATTGT CTGATGGCAGCAGGACCTTCACTGCCAACTGTGTGAATGGCATCCAGGCGAACCGCGAGAATATTGCCAAGATCATGAACGAGTCGCTCATGCTGGTGACCGCTCTGAATCCGCACATTGGTTACGACAAGGCTGCGAAAATTGCAAAGACGGCGCACAAGAATGGCACCACACTCAAGGAGGAGGCCATCAATTTGGGTTACCTGACGGAGCAGCAGTTCAACGACTGGGTGCGACCCGAACAGATGCTGGGACCCAAGTGA
- the Fum1 gene encoding fumarase 1, isoform B — MASQEFRVESDTFGELKVPADKYYGAQTMRSQINFPIGGATERMPKPVVQAMGILKKAAAEVNKEFGLDSKVSEAISKAADDVISGKLYDDHFPLVIWQTGSGTQSNMNVNEVISNRAIELLGGKLGSKTPVHPNDHVNKSQSSNDTFPTAIHISVALELNNNLKPAIKTLHDALRAKSEEFKDIIKIGRTHTMDAVPLTLGQEFSGYAQQLAYAQERIDACLPRVYELALGGTAVGTGLNTRKGFAEKCAAKIAELTSLPFVTAPNKFEALAARDAMVEVHGVLNTIAVSLMKIANDIRFLGSGPRCGLGELSLPENEPGSSIMPGKVNPTQCESLTMLSAQVMGNQVAVTIGGSNGHFELNVFKPLIVSNVLRSIRLLSDGSRTFTANCVNGIQANRENIAKIMNESLMLVTALNPHIGYDKAAKIAKTAHKNGTTLKEEAINLGYLTEQQFNDWVRPEQMLGPK; from the exons ATG GCCTCCCAGGAGTTTCGCGTGGAGAGCGACACCTTTGGCGAACTGAAGGTGCCCGCGGATAAGTACTATGGCGCCCAAACGATGCGATCCCAGATCAATTTCCCCATCGGCGGAGCCACCGAACGGATGCCC AAACCCGTGGTCCAGGCCATGGGCATCCTGAAGAAGGCCGCCGCCGAGGTGAACAAGGAGTTCGGACTGGACAGCAAGGTTAGCGAGGCGATCTCGAAGGCGGCCGACGATGTGATCTCTGGCAAGCTATACGACGACCACTTCCCGCTGGTCATCTGGCAGACGGGCTCGGGCACGCAGAGCAACATGAATGTGAATGAG GTGATCAGCAATCGTGCCATTGAGCTGCTGGGCGGCAAACTGGGCTCCAAGACGCCCGTGCATCCCAACGATCATGTGAACAAATCGCAGAGCTCCAACGATACCTTCCCCACCGCCATTCACATCTCGGTGGCGCTGGAGCTGAACAACAACCTTAAGCCGGCGATTAAGACGCTGCACGATGCGCTGCGTGCCAAGTCGGAGGAGTTCAAGGACATTATCAAGATCGGACGCACGCATACGATGGATGCGGTGCCATTGACGCTGGGCCAAGAGTTCAGCGGCTATGCCCAGCAATTGGCCTACGCCCAGGAGCGCATCGATGCCTGTCTGCCGCGCGTCTATGAGCTGGCTCTGGGCGGCACTGCTGTGGGTACGGGTCTGAACACACGCAAGGGATTCGCCGAGAAGTGCGCTGCAAAGATCGCCGAGCTGACCAGCCTGCCCTTCGTTACCGCGCCCAACAAGTTCGAGGCACTGGCTGCCCGCGATGCCATGGTGGAGGTGCATGGTGTGCTCAACACGATCGCCGTTAGCCTGATGAAGATTGCCAACGATATTCGTTTCCTTGGCTCCGGACCGCGTTGCGGTTTGGGTGAGCTCTCGCTACCGGAGAACGAGCCAGGTAGCTCCATCATGCCCGGCAAGGTGAATCCCACGCAATGCGAGTCGCTGACAATGCTCTCCGCCCAGGTGATGGGCAATCAGGTGGCGGTGACCATCGGTGGATCCAATGGGCACTTCGAGCTGAATGTATTCAAGCCCCTGATCGTGTCCAATGTGCTGCGCTCCATTCGGCTATTGT CTGATGGCAGCAGGACCTTCACTGCCAACTGTGTGAATGGCATCCAGGCGAACCGCGAGAATATTGCCAAGATCATGAACGAGTCGCTCATGCTGGTGACCGCTCTGAATCCGCACATTGGTTACGACAAGGCTGCGAAAATTGCAAAGACGGCGCACAAGAATGGCACCACACTCAAGGAGGAGGCCATCAATTTGGGTTACCTGACGGAGCAGCAGTTCAACGACTGGGTGCGACCCGAACAGATGCTGGGACCCAAGTGA
- the Fum2 gene encoding fumarase 2, with amino-acid sequence MLKQNNGLHLARRNLWVVCSGLRAKDCDSGGKGGKGKENGKFRTEKDTFGELKVPADKLYGAQTMRSKLNFPIGDIGERMPMPVIQAMGILKKACAEVNKDYGLDGKVSDAVSCACDDVISGKLYKQGHFPLVIWQTGSGTQTNMNTNEVISNAAIKMMGGELGSKKPVHPNDHVNKSQSSNDTFPTAIHISVGMELNERLVPAVTHLRDALKSKSDEFKDIIKIGRTHLMDAVPLTLGQEFSGYTQQLTNGLERIKGCLPRVYELALGGTAVGTGLNTRKGFAEKVAKRISELTCLPFVSAPNKFEALAARDAMVEVHGVLNTIAVSLMKIANDIRLLGSGPRCGLGELMLPENEPGSSIMPGKVNPTQCESMTMLCAQVMGNQVAVTIGGSNGHFELNVFKPLVVSNVLRSIRLLADGSMTFSKNCVEGLQANKERIDKIMNESLMLVTALNPHIGYDKAALIAKTAHKNKTTLKEEALKTGITEEQFKEWVNPKEMLGPK; translated from the exons atgctgAAGCAAAACAATGGTCTGCATCTGGCTAGGCGCAATCTCTGGGTGGTTTGCAGTGGCCTCCGTGCCAAGGAT TGCGACAGTGGCGGTAAGGGCGGCAAGGGCAAGGAGAATGGCAAGTTTCGTACGGAGAAGGACACCTTCGGGGAGCTAAAGGTGCCGGCGGACAAGCTGTACGGCGCACAGACGATGCGctccaaattgaattttcccaTTGGCGACATAGGCGAACGTATGCCG ATGCCGGTGATCCAGGCCATGGGCATACTGAAGAAGGCATGTGCCGAGGTCAACAAGGATTACGGACTAGATGGCAAGGTGTCGGATGCCGTATCCTGCGCCTGCGACGATGTCATTTCCGGCAAGCTATACAAACAGGGTCACTTCCCATTGGTCATCTGGCAAACCGGTTCGGGCACCCAGACCAATATGAACACCAACGAG GTGATCAGCAATGCGGCCATTAAGATGATGGGCGGCGAACTGGGCAGCAAGAAGCCGGTGCATCCCAACGATCATGTGAACAAGTCGCAGAGCTCCAACGACACCTTCCCCACGGCCATTCACATTTCGGTGGGCATGGAGCTGAACGAGCGGCTTGTTCCGGCGGTTACACACTTGAGGGATGCCCTCAAGTCCAAGTCGGATGAGTTCAAGGACATCATCAAGATCGGACGCACCCACTTGATGGACGCAGTTCCGCTGACTTTGGGCCAGGAATTCAGCGGTTATACACAGCAGTTGACCAACGGTCTGGAAAGGATCAAGGGCTGTCTGCCGCGCGTCTATGAGCTGGCTCTGGGCGGCACTGCTGTGGGTACGGGTCTGAACACACGCAAGGGATTCGCCGAGAAGGTGGCCAAGCGCATTTCGGAGCTAACCTGCTTGCCCTTCGTGTCGGCGCCCAACAAGTTCGAGGCACTGGCTGCCCGCGATGCCATGGTGGAGGTGCATGGTGTGCTCAACACGATCGCCGTCAGCCTGATGAAGATCGCCAACGATATCCGATTGCTGGGATCGGGTCCGCGTTGCGGTCTGGGCGAACTAATGCTGCCGGAGAACGAGCCCGGTAGCTCCATCATGCCCGGCAAGGTGAATCCCACGCAATGCGAATCAATGACCATGCTGTGTGCCCAGGTGATGGGCAATCAGGTGGCGGTGACCATCGGCGGCTCCAACGGGCACTTCGAGCTAAATGTATTCAAACCCCTGGTCGTGTCCAATGTGCTGCGCTCCATTCGCTTGTTGG CTGATGGCAGCATGACCTTCAGCAAGAACTGCGTGGAGGGACTGCAGGCCAACAAGGAGAGGATCGACAAGATCATGAACGAGTCCTTGATGCTGGTGACCGCGCTGAATCCGCACATTGGCTATGACAAGGCCGCCCTGATCGCCAAGACGGCGCACAAGAATAAGACGACCTTGAAGGAGGAGGCACTGAAGACCGGAATTACCGAAGAGCAGTTCAAGGAGTGGGTCAATCCCAAGGAGATGCTGGGACCGAAGTGA